One Perca flavescens isolate YP-PL-M2 chromosome 16, PFLA_1.0, whole genome shotgun sequence genomic window, AGCAATCATCAGACATCAAGTACAAAGCAGTATGCTGGGTTTTCTGTCCAAGCTCTTCATCGATCAAGTCCTTCCATGGTACATGTTTGACGTGACAATGTTTTGTAATGTTTAAACTCTCACCTACCACATCGGAGCAGAAAaggcaggagaaaaaaaaaaaaagggaacagGTTAGGAGTTGTCCTGCAGATCTTTGGCCTTGATCAGGATGGTGTGGACATCTGAGATAGGGTAATCCTGAAGAAACAAAAATCGTGATAAGAACATCGTCACCGCTGCATGTCTACATATGAAGCTTTGGGGTTTTTATGTTTCACGgtgtattataaaaaataaaaaaagccttACCTGCAGTGATCTCATGTTGACTGTGAAGTCTCCTGCCAGTAAGTTATCTCGGATTAATCTGTGAACAGGAGAAGACAACAGAAACAATGATTGACATAAAGAGTCAGGGGTATCCAGGGTACCGATTTTTTCCGGGGGTGAGATTTCTCCATTTCTGGTCTATATATCCCTgtctctgctgaattattttttatcCCCAGTGGGGACAAAAGCTAGTTCTAATTTGGAATACCTACAGTATCTTCGTAATCTGTTTATTTTGTACTTGTACTAGGGCTGCTACGATATGAGAAAACTATGTTATAGGCTATAACGTTGTTTAATACCGCGATAACGACATAACTTGCGTTAAGCAGATGttggatatttgattttggctgaCGCAGAAACTCTCTGGGTGTGTCGCAGACTTTTGCCATGTGTTTggtgcgccagttgatattttgacgacgatttaaaaaaataaataatacaaaatattgcgCAGCCCTAACTTCTACTATAATTTATTTTGGTCTGAAAGGGTTTTATGTTGAAATGTTAACTTTGTGTTAGTACCCTACCTGTATTTActctttatcttttttgttttatacttGTAAcctttttgtatatattttgttagtGTCAGCACTAGGAAAGTTCATTGAATGTGTCTGAACAATCCtataatagagctcaacagtgaccgcccaCTTTTTTAATGGCTCTGGTTCCAGATGTGTTTTTCCCCATTCAATTGTTTCATTGATGTTTTGAATATTGCTTATATAAAAGAGTTTGAAttctggaaccaagccaaccagtttttgaaaaaaacggCAAAAAGGGAAAGGTAAGAAGACCGTGTACAGAAACTATCATAGACTTCAATGGCAGAAGCTTGCGTCGCTCTAGCCATTCGCAGTTTCGCAGGTACGGTAAACGTTTCTATGGTAACAGCGAGTTGGACCACTCAGAGACGTTGCTGTtatgcttaggattgtgggtagtgtagtatttcTCCATAAGATTGCGGataagacatgtttttcttaaaacaaggttgatttctaGCTTCTACAGAAGCAGAAGCTTCCGTTTCACAACCACGTAGCtcgtggtcagtctacctcgaatggtttagacattatggctgataatttaaatccttatggagaaaatcaatgggatttttacttccggaaccaaACTGTTGGAACTCTATGGATGGGCTGTGTAAACAGCCAgacatgaaaataaacaattcaTTAATTCGATGGTATTGAAAGGGGGGATTTAATTCATGTTTTATATTGTTGTGCGtgatcaaaaaaaaacatccccccCCCCTGCTTTTTTCACAAAACACACCCTGGAGGTTATCAATGCTATAGGACTACAGGGAGGATAATGTGAAAAGCTCACATGAGCATGGCGCAGCAGACCAGGATGAGGAAGTGGAATCTGTCCTGGTCAGAAAACAGGGTGTCCCAGATGCGGATGACGTCTGGCAGGAGGAACTCCTGAGATAACAACAAGGTCAGCCAGCGGAATGTGAAATACTGCGGTTTGATGTTCTGCTCTTCCTGTgaggacagaaaaaaataaaataaaatgagggGAAAACAGAAGACACTGGCATATCATTGTTCTTTTAAAGATAGATTTGAAAAAAGGGTTACAGCTATATGTTATAGATTTGTTAGATTGGAACGATAACTTTGAACTGTAATagatttaaaaatttaaatattagttaactatgaagaaaaaaattcaacccactctgagactcagaatgGCAAAGTTagtaacatttgaaatgtatcattaaatattaattctaaaatttgttttgtcttgtcttgtatCTTGTGTGATAGCAAACTCTATATTTTGGGGTTTGGTACAGTTGGTTGGACAAACCAAGCAATTTTGAAGACGTCACACATTAGGCTCTGTGAACTTGTGATGAGCATttttctagggctgcaacaagcAGCcctattttcattgtcgattattttcttgatttaaaggttagttgtttggtctacaaaaatgacataaataataaataaatgtgttttccaAAACCTGAAAGGTCTTGTGTTATCCACatctcaaaagatattcagcttACTGTCAGAGGAGTGAATAAACTAGAACTtagtcacatttaacaagctggaatcacagAAGTTTTCCTAATCCTTCCTCAAAACAAGttcgcccatgacgattgtaattggtttaaagaaatgccaataaaccagagcacgtttttctcccatcccggaatgctgtggaggaaggtctggcaaagggaGACTAATATAACTGCCACTGTTTATTATACCAACTGCTATACTTATTATGAATAatatttctctatatctgtatcagtgtctctgtgtcccaaccggcacTGGCAGATggcagcccaccaagagcctgggtcagTCTGAGGTTCCTGCCTAAAatgaagtttttcctcgccactttTGCATCAAATGCTTTCTCTTGGGGGAATAGTTGCatttgttgggtctttgtaaattctggagtgtggtctagacctactctatctgtagtaagtaagtgtcttgagataactcatgttatgatttgatactataaattaaattgaagtGAATTCCCAAGTGAATTTCATTCTTCAGGGATGCAAACTGCTCCAGCTGCACGGATGGATGGCAGAACGGAGAGAGGAGTTGTGAGACGCTCATATCACAGAGTATTCAGCCTTTGGGAGGCGGAGCGTGACGTAGTGGATCCAGTGGACACTATCTGATACAGTTAATAACATGCAGTTTGAATTGGCGGCTCCTCAATTGCTAATTCGAATCACTGATTTTTCAGAGGGAAGCCTGAGAGAGCAGTTTAAAACATCCCGATAGCTCCCTAAAAGGAACAGACAATGAGCAAAAAGTGGGAATGTGGCCTTGACCATACCAGTTTTAAATAGAGCTCCAGGTCTTTGTCTTTGAGCATGGAGTACACACTCTCCATCTTGTATGTGATGCCGCACTGAGAGTCATCCAGGCTCTTGATGAAGTTGTCTCTGTTCTCCGACATCAGGTTGGTGAAACAGAAGAATGTATCCGCTTCAGCATGCTCTGAACAATGAAGCAgacagcaattaaaaaaaaaagacaatgttgtGCACATCCATGGAGTTGCTGGTGCAggacaaaaaaagtgaatgtCCAAAGAAGGTGAAGTCCTCACAACAGCTTTAATGCTCCGGGAAAAATACTTTAATAGTGTAAATAGGGCCCACAATCTGGGCTTCCTTCCTCAGGTGTATTTGATTGCAGTGACCCATGCCCCTCAGCTGTTTTCATTGCATTACTTGATCAGAGGTCATGGGATGTGCGAAAAATACacatgcattaaaatacaattcagATATAGATGTACACACTAATACTATTCAGATTGGGCGATTAAGATGACACAATAATGACCTCACGGTTTCATTTTACAAGCTGTAAGAGTCACACTCACTTGTAATCTTCCAATAGAGACATAAGAAATGAGCATGCAGACCACAAATAGTGGAAAAAGTGGCTGCCTCAACTGTTGGCTTGACATTGTCTTTTGCGCCAAATTGCAACTATTTTTAATCTTCGACACTTAAGTTGTCTGTAGTGTTTTGTCATCTTAACAAGCCCTATTTTAAACTGCTCATTTTGATCATTGTGTCACAATTATTCATGGTCaccttttgaaaaatgtgtagcCATCTTAAATTGTTGTGCTAGCAATTTGAATTGTATTTTTAAGAGTCACACCCGCTGGAGTCTGCTAGTCTGAAACAGGTTCATGCATTAACTGTAAAGTGAAACCGTGAGgtcattattttgtcattttaattgcTCAATCTGAATAGTATTAGTATTTACATCTATGTCTGAATAGAATTTCAAagtatgtgtatttttgacCTCTGATCATGTGATGTGATGAAAACAGATAAGGGTCATGGGTCGACGCAATCAAATACACCTGAGGAAGGCCAAATTGTGGGCAGAAACGTTAGCTGTGTTCAAAACCgctccctcattcactcactcactattccttatatagtgtttattaaatagtcaACTATATAGGGAACGGCCAAACAAGATTTCCGAcactcactgaaaacacatCCTTGCGTAAATTCGAACACCACAACAAAATGGcgaacacactacacagtgcgGTATTTTGTGATAGCACAGCTGTTGTGTCCCTTAATTGGACTATTACAGTATTTGTCCGGAGCATTAAGCTGTTGTGCGGACTTCACCTTCTTGTAATGTTTATTCCCAACACATGAAAAAACCCAAATGTTAATATATTCATTTCAAATGTTACCAACCTTTCCACTGGCTGTTGGGGTCCGTGGCAAAGGTGTAGTAAATTGGCCCAACGATCTCATTCATGCCCTGTACGTAGGCAATCCCAGGGTTGAGTTTGGCATAGATGAAGAGGATTCGCTCCACCACCTCCCAGTGTGCTTCACTCCCATTGGGCAGCACTTCATATTCGTTAGATGGATACAAGTTAAATGCCTTTCCAGGGGAGCTGACCTGGGAGAGTAGattcagttttttgtttgttttaaacaaatatatgtatatacgaAAAAGAAGATGTTATATATAGCACATACAGGGTTTGTTTCCAACAAAGATATTTATATAGGAAAAAGAAGATGAGATGTTAACGGAAAAGAGTACGGAGGCAAGTGATAATCACTGTCCCGTAACCAGGTAATCAATATTCTTAGGAGTTCAAGTATTTTTTAACAGTGTCTTAACTACTGTCCCGTTTGAAGCTCTTCTTCTCAAAGCAATACTTGAGAGTCTGTGCTTCTGTATGCAGTTAAAGCAGTTGGGGGGGGGAAGAGTAGCTCATTCCCTAGGTACCTGGCTTGGGAAACAGAGGTTGACTACTGACattggactggtagctggagaggtgcaaGTTCACTGCCAagatgcccttgagcaaggctctgcagccccctcactctacATCTCTCTCCAATTAGTGCATGTATAAGGTCCTGTTTGTGCGCGTGTGTATTTCGGGCCCGTGTGTAATATGTACCAACAGAGTGTAAAATGCAATTTTATTCAAAACGgtatctcttcttcttccttgttGCTAAAGTAAGGCTAAAGGCTAACTGTAGCTGTAACTGTAGAGCTAGTTAGCCGTGCTGCCAGGACTGGAAGCTCAGAGGGTGTTTACACAGCTAGCACAGGAGTTTTGGAGGAGATTTTTTGTTCTCAGTGAAGATGGCTGGAAGTGATGTAATCTAACGTTTTATATGGAGTGAGCAGTGCGCTGgactttgattaaaaaatagccttttaaaTGCTACATAGCTTTGAAGGAAATAACCGGAGTAACAGGCTAACCAGCTTTAAAAGGGacgtattttcttttaaaataagtGCTGTGCGGTGGATCCAATTCACGGCAATGTGATGAGTGGTTCAAAAGTGTACTTACATCTGCACTTAATATGCTGGACACGTTcaaaccccccccacacacacacacacacacttacattgGTGACTCCACTGCGGTTGCGGTTTACAGTTTGTGCTTTCAGGGTGGTTTGTTCGACTCGTCGACGCAGCGTCTCATAATCATTCTGAGGGTCCAAGATAAGCTGGCAAGGGTAATCTGTAGGACGCTGGAAGAACGCCATGTCTGGGTACAACCGCCTGCAAACAtacgtgacacacacacacatatctatatctatctatatctatatatctttatctctctctatatatatatatatatatatatatatatatatatatatatatatatatatatatatatatatatatatatatatatatatatatatatatatatctatctatctatctatctatctatctatctatctatctacacacacatttatatacacacaaaatCGAGAACAAAC contains:
- the tbc1d13 gene encoding TBC1 domain family member 13, which translates into the protein MTTAYRNRIQEFNVALSEENINLKTLRELCFNGIPFEGGIRALCWKILLNYLPLDQTLWESFLKKQREVYSQFLKEMIIQPGIAKANLGLFREDVTMEDHPLNPNPDSRWNNYFKDNEILLQIDKDVRRLYPDMAFFQRPTDYPCQLILDPQNDYETLRRRVEQTTLKAQTVNRNRSGVTNVSSPGKAFNLYPSNEYEVLPNGSEAHWEVVERILFIYAKLNPGIAYVQGMNEIVGPIYYTFATDPNSQWKEHAEADTFFCFTNLMSENRDNFIKSLDDSQCGITYKMESVYSMLKDKDLELYLKLEEQNIKPQYFTFRWLTLLLSQEFLLPDVIRIWDTLFSDQDRFHFLILVCCAMLILIRDNLLAGDFTVNMRSLQDYPISDVHTILIKAKDLQDNS